Proteins from one Acanthopagrus latus isolate v.2019 chromosome 18, fAcaLat1.1, whole genome shotgun sequence genomic window:
- the sh3tc2 gene encoding SH3 domain and tetratricopeptide repeat-containing protein 2 isoform X2, with protein MRNELRGESWQQHRDISPAELDALWREPPYTLGGANEHFSGHDIMTQGAGEEEGGPAVESGEGGVEPDSYWKKKEAFLRGSTVSLGDKFSSEIVLLFTGRRRSSADPDRALQEALRTRLRVVESNSQDVIQLFKDLSARLVSVHAEKDSFVLTFKTVEEIWKFSTYLALGYVARCLENFLCDQSFWLDPELLSDLQINVTVDEEHLATLYLGLVLQEGSFFAKALFTRSEEDEDDEEQLSFKKNDLLMVRDTGQDDTWEGTLLSTGNHGQVPVNAMQPLPYPFYQWFLRKYPGNAGCSPTEKEAFEHSIVTGSCVAVADYSPVGPDELQLRQGDVVGIQGLLVRGLGVFVGKHASTGHTGFVHKAHVKPLDAEPLDGQLVFLTEEERASLAQVNPGSSEPSDSGLLERLFSSDISSVYRLDRLDESDFMYIRSRPKHDHNVPGSTRQSAVSERSGGTPPYHSSPRSSLSHSHPRLSLYHSHNPLPQEGERLSFTLDDTFRELDEFQEDPPLFLEENSWEGEDPERSDPTLTLLNCQHFQEDFLPLYDLQYSFLWVTFSGKTEDELPGHLESVRECAKRMGMHWAHRRACFLLGRLCARRLKFSQARVYYEEALSVQVDSFSDTPLLVALFTNLTAVYLKQRMTDKLPQTLEKAGALLLCLPCHAFTSTDEVELLNLLLRRSVVMGDKHLEARVCYLTSSLFLQLKKTDDALPFVERLQFLSATLSATDGHPIAPVDLNWLLSWLYHRKYMPYLALASLSLDTRQDHSLSDAFQRIGLFIKNSVRLNPRWKEGTSLLPAQIVVYLQQALAVAERGEDIKTQRDLCQGLASVYQQYNALDNAVRCAQQAVETGGHINEEEGFEASVLLGWLLVLTGQAERAQSILQPLLTSLQGTDSPTQRGVIHNLLALCLRRQDRIPEAGWHLHSALVISRESGNQRNQALALANLGCLALDAGASLMAERFLVRSLRLFLELWESPTDEEHVQTYLWLGRSYKDRGRRQDSRACFEMGLLIALHARNLHSQMVVAKVLSRLYADMLLYGQSIVYNEHCVSVSRELKDKRLEGEHLEILSSLYLSLNTEKSSRKSLDYTKQSLRISIDLGKREEESETWLQVGRIYYLVQEDELADMYLQAAVKTALRMNDAHFAMSIYEEAGDVYFKGHRNRMASLPFYRDGSLPFARSIKDIHSEFRLLSKLTELLMKQGEQEEALQYATLAVQIASKTGVLANERTAYHRLATVYYSLQQYEMAENYYLKSLSLCPPVMQHPREARYYTKIYCRLGNLTLHKLKDAFDAVGYFHLALAAALEDRANPEALYVVYMKLAEIHGNHMPDAQLCQVYRDRAQTLKRVLAGEDGNVDDGDTGPGHKTEKDSNVERAEIAVRRNGVLTSTPDNNNSFPRTCVMRGDTEDARRDANTGDSNGRESHSTSPPDADGPFVDAETDFITSRSYSESIFTESFDTAKEQISDSSSSTDTLQTHHNQTGGGDCDTARSRAPAHINHASEITRHAGAPNTDSEIRDEENSLSKETDAPADQSDADQSDTVSMSTDKAEHMDLDDVYT; from the exons ATGAGGAATGAATTGAGAGGGGAGAgctggcagcagcacagag ACATCTCTCCTGCTGAGCTGGATGCTCTCTGGAGGGAACCACCGTATACCCTTGGTGGTGCGAACGAGCACTTCTCCGGACATGACATCATGACTCAAG gcgcaggtgaggaggagggcggTCCGGCGGTGGAGTCGGGTGAAGGAGGGGTGGAGCCCGACAGCTACTGGAAGAAGAAGGAGGCCTTCCTCAGAGGAAGCACCGTGTCGCTGGGAGACAAGTTCTCCTCAG AAATTGTGCTGCTGTTCACGGGGCGGAGGCGCTCCAGTGCGGATCCTGACCGGGCCCTGCAGGAGGCGCTGCGCACCCGGCTCAGAGTGGTGGAGAGCAACAGCCAGGACGTCATCCAGCTCTTTAAA GACTTGTCTGCGCGCCTGGTGTCTGTCCACGCTGAGAAGGACAGCTTCGTGCTCACATTCAAGACTGTGGAGGAAATCTGGAAGTTTTCAACCTATCTAGCATTAG GTTACGTGGCTCGCTGCCTGGAGAACTTCCTGTGTGATCAGTCCTTCTGGCTGGACCCAGAGCTGCTCAGCGACCTGCAGATCAATGTGACCGTGGATGAGGAACATCTGGCAACCCTTTACCTGGGACTCGTACTACAGGAGG GGTCCTTCTTCGCTAAGGCGCTGTTCACAAGgagtgaggaggatgaagacgatgaAGAACAGCTGTCCTTCAAGAAGAACGACCTGCTGATGGTGAGGGACACGGGGCAGGACGACACGTGGGAGGGCACCCTGCTGTCCACCGGAAACCACGGCCAGGTGCCGGTCAACGCCATGCAGCCGCTGCCTTACCCCTTCTATCA GTGGTTCCTGAGGAAGTACCCGGGCAACGCTGGATGCTCGCCAACAGAAAAGGAAGCATTCGAACACTCGATCG TGACGGGTTCCTGTGTAGCAGTGGCCGACTACAGTCCAGTGGGCCCAGATGAGCTTCAGCTGAGACAAGGCGATGTTGTGGGGATCCAGGGTCTGCTGGTCCGAGGCCTGGGCGTGTTCGTAGGAAAACACGCCTCCACAGGGCACACTGGTTTCGTTCACAAGGCCCATGTCAAACCTCTGGACGCTGAACCTCT AGACGGACAATTGGTCTTTctgactgaggaggagagggccaGCCTGGCTCAGGTTAACCCGGGCAGCTCTGAGCCGAGTGACAGTGGCCTGCTGGAGAGACTCTTCTCGTCTGACATCAGCTCCGTGTACAGGCTAG ATAGACTGGACGAGAGTGACTTCATGTACATCAGGAGTCGGCCAAAACACG ATCACAACGTCCCCGGGAGCACCCGCCAGAGCGCCGTGTCAGAGAGGAGCGGAGGGACGCCCCCGTACCACTCCTCTCcacgctcctctctctcccactcccaTCCTCGCCTGTCCCTCTACCactcccacaatcctctgccTCAGGAGGGAGAGCGCCTGTCCTTCACGCTGGATGACACATTCAGAGAGCTGGACGAGTTCCAGGAAGACCCTCCCCTCTTCTTGGAGGAGAACAGCTGGGAGGGGGAGGACCCGGAGCGCAGTGACCCCACACTGACCCTGCTCAACTGCCAACACTTCCAG GAGGACTTCCTGCCTCTGTACGACCTGCAGTATTCCTTCCTGTGGGTGACCTTCAGTGGTAAGACTGAGGATGAGCTACCGGGGCACCTGGAGAGTGTCAGGGAGTGTGCCAAGAGGATGGGCATGCACTGGGCACATCGACGGGCCTGCTTCCTCCTGGGAAGACTCTGCGCCCGGAGGCTGAAGTTCTCCCAG gctCGGGTGTACTACGAGGAGGCTCTGAGTGTTCAGGTGGACAGTTTCTCTGACACGCCGCTCCTCGTCGCTCTCTTCACCAACCTCACCGCTGTCTACCTGAAGCAGCGTATGACGGACAAACTGCCTCAGACTCTGGAGAAGGCCGGcgctctgctcctctgcctcccttgCCACGCCTTCACCTCCACGGACGAGGTCGAACTGCTGAATCTGCTCCTGAGGAGATCGGTGGTGATGGGGGACAAGCACCTGGAGGCTCGCGTCTGCTACCTCACCTCCAGCCTCTTCCTGCAGCTCAAGAAGACGGACGATGCCCTTCCGTTTGTTGAGCGACTCCAGTTCCTCTCGGCGACCCTCTCTGCCACCGACGGGCATCCTATAGCTCCCGTGGACCTCAACTGGCTCCTGAGCTGGCTCTATCATCGTAAATACATGCCGTACTTGGCGCTGGCCTCTCTGAGCCTGGACACGAGACAAGACCACTCCCTTAGCGATGCTTTCCAGAGGATCGGGCTGTTTATCAAGAACTCTGTTCGCCTCAACCCACGCTGGAAGGAAGGAACCTCCCTGCTCCCTGCACAGATTGTGGTTTACCTTCAGCAGGCCCTGGCTGTCGCCGAGCGAGGGGAGGACATAAAGACCCAGAGGGACCTGTGCCAGGGCTTGGCCTCTGTCTACCAGCAGTACAACGCCCTGGATAATGCAGTGCGCTGTGCTCAGCAAGCTGTGGAGACGGGGGGCCACATCAATGAGGAGGAGGGCTTCGAGGCCTCCGTGCTGCTCGGGTGGCTGCTGGTGTTGACGGGCCAGGCTGAGAGGGCCCAGAGCATCCTACAGCCACTGCTCACATCACTCCAG GGCACAGACAGTCCCACGCAGCGAGGAGTGATCCACAACCTCTTGGCTTTGTGTCTGAGGCGGCAGGATCGCATCCCAGAGGCAGGCTGGCACCTCCATTCCGCCCTGGTGATCTCCAGGGAAAGTGGAAACCAGAGGAACCAGGCCCTGGCACTGGCCAACCTGGGCTGCCTGGCACTGGATGCGGGAGCGTCTCTGATGGCGGAGCGCTTCCTGGTCAG ATCCCTCCGTCTTTTCCTGGAGCTGTGGGAAAGCCCCACGGACGAGGAGCACGTTCAGACCTACCTCTGGCTGGGGCGGAGCTACAAAGACAGGGGGCGGAGGCAGGACAGCAGGGCGTGCTTCGAAATGGGGCTACTTATTGCACTACATGCCAGAAACCTACACA GTCAGATGGTGGTGGCCAAAGTGCTGAGTCGGCTGTACGCTGACATGCTGCTGTACGGCCAGAGCATCGTCTACAATGAGCACTGTGTGTCCGTATCCAGAGAGCTGAAGGACAAGAGGCTGGAGGGAGAGCATCTGGAAATCCTCAGCAGCCTCTACCTCTCACTCAACACTGAAAA ATCGTCTCGTAAATCTCTGGACTATACGAAGCAGAGCCTGAGGATTTCTATCGATCTGGgcaagagggaggaggagtcGGAGACCTGGCTGCAGGTGGGACGCATCTATTACCTGGTCCAGGAGGACGAGCTGGCTGACATGTACCTGCAG GCAGCAGTGAAGACAGCCCTGAGGATGAATGACGCTCACTTTGCCATGAGCATCTACGAGGAGGCAGGAGACGTCTACTTCAAGGGCCACAGGAACCGGATGGCCTCCCTGCCTTTCTACAGG GACGGCAGTCTGCCATTTGCACGGAGCATCAAGGACATCCACTCAGAGTTCCGTTTGCTGAGTAAACTGACGGAGCTGCTGATGAAGCAGGGCGAGCAGGAGGAGGCGCTGCAGTACGCCACGCTGGCCGTCCAGATCGCCAGCAAAACAG gcgTGCTTGCAAACGAGAGGACAGCCTACCACCGGCTGGCTACAGTCTACTACAGCCTGCAGCAGTATGAGATGGCGGAAAACTACTACCTCAAGTCCCTGTCGCTCTGTCCGCCCGTCATGCAGCACCCCAGGGAGGCTCGATACTACACCAAGATCTACTGCAGACTGGGCAATCTCACGCTGCACAAACTGAAG GACGCCTTTGATGCAGTGGGCTACTTCCACTTAGCTCTGGCGGCAGCCCTGGAGGACCGAGCCAACCCCGAGGCCCTGTACGTGGTGTACATGAAGCTGGCCGAGATCCACGGCAACCACATGCCCGACGCTCAGCTGTGCCAAGTTTACAGAGACAGAGCCCAGACTCTGAAGAGAGTTCTGGCTGGAGAGGACGGAAACGTGGACGATGGAGACACGGGGCCCGGCCACAAGACGGAAAAGGACTCCAATGTGGAGCGTGCAGAAATCGCGGTGAGGAGAAATGGTGTTCTCACTTCCACACCTGACAATAACAACTCATTTCCAAGAACTTGTGTAATGCGTGGAGACACAGAGGACGCGCGCAGAGACGCTAACACTGGAGATTCGAATGGGAGAGAAAGTCACAGCACGAGTCCTCCTGACGCCGACGGCCCTTTTGTGGACGCCGAGACGGATTTCATCACCAGTCGGTCGTACAGCGAGAGCATCTTTACAGAGTCCTTCGACACGGCGAAGGAGCAGATCTCagactccagcagctccacggACACTTTACAGACCCACCACAATCAAACAGGCGGGGGAGACTGTGATACCGCCCGCAGCAGAGCGCCCGCTCATATTAATCACGCGAGTGAGATCACGAGACACGCAGGCGCTCCAAACACAGATTCTGAAATCCGGGACGAAGAAAACAGCCTCTCTAAGGAAACGGACGCTCCGGCTGATCAGTCCGACGCTGACCAATCAGACACTGTTAGCATGAGCACTGACAAAGCAGAACACATGGACCTGGATGACGTCTACACATAG
- the sh3tc2 gene encoding SH3 domain and tetratricopeptide repeat-containing protein 2 isoform X3 produces MNMSDVSDISPAELDALWREPPYTLGGANEHFSGHDIMTQGAGEEEGGPAVESGEGGVEPDSYWKKKEAFLRGSTVSLGDKFSSEIVLLFTGRRRSSADPDRALQEALRTRLRVVESNSQDVIQLFKDLSARLVSVHAEKDSFVLTFKTVEEIWKFSTYLALGYVARCLENFLCDQSFWLDPELLSDLQINVTVDEEHLATLYLGLVLQEGSFFAKALFTRSEEDEDDEEQLSFKKNDLLMVRDTGQDDTWEGTLLSTGNHGQVPVNAMQPLPYPFYQWFLRKYPGNAGCSPTEKEAFEHSIVTGSCVAVADYSPVGPDELQLRQGDVVGIQGLLVRGLGVFVGKHASTGHTGFVHKAHVKPLDAEPLDGQLVFLTEEERASLAQVNPGSSEPSDSGLLERLFSSDISSVYRLDRLDESDFMYIRSRPKHDHNVPGSTRQSAVSERSGGTPPYHSSPRSSLSHSHPRLSLYHSHNPLPQEGERLSFTLDDTFRELDEFQEDPPLFLEENSWEGEDPERSDPTLTLLNCQHFQEDFLPLYDLQYSFLWVTFSGKTEDELPGHLESVRECAKRMGMHWAHRRACFLLGRLCARRLKFSQARVYYEEALSVQVDSFSDTPLLVALFTNLTAVYLKQRMTDKLPQTLEKAGALLLCLPCHAFTSTDEVELLNLLLRRSVVMGDKHLEARVCYLTSSLFLQLKKTDDALPFVERLQFLSATLSATDGHPIAPVDLNWLLSWLYHRKYMPYLALASLSLDTRQDHSLSDAFQRIGLFIKNSVRLNPRWKEGTSLLPAQIVVYLQQALAVAERGEDIKTQRDLCQGLASVYQQYNALDNAVRCAQQAVETGGHINEEEGFEASVLLGWLLVLTGQAERAQSILQPLLTSLQGTDSPTQRGVIHNLLALCLRRQDRIPEAGWHLHSALVISRESGNQRNQALALANLGCLALDAGASLMAERFLVRSLRLFLELWESPTDEEHVQTYLWLGRSYKDRGRRQDSRACFEMGLLIALHARNLHSQMVVAKVLSRLYADMLLYGQSIVYNEHCVSVSRELKDKRLEGEHLEILSSLYLSLNTEKSSRKSLDYTKQSLRISIDLGKREEESETWLQVGRIYYLVQEDELADMYLQAAVKTALRMNDAHFAMSIYEEAGDVYFKGHRNRMASLPFYRDGSLPFARSIKDIHSEFRLLSKLTELLMKQGEQEEALQYATLAVQIASKTGVLANERTAYHRLATVYYSLQQYEMAENYYLKSLSLCPPVMQHPREARYYTKIYCRLGNLTLHKLKDAFDAVGYFHLALAAALEDRANPEALYVVYMKLAEIHGNHMPDAQLCQVYRDRAQTLKRVLAGEDGNVDDGDTGPGHKTEKDSNVERAEIAVRRNGVLTSTPDNNNSFPRTCVMRGDTEDARRDANTGDSNGRESHSTSPPDADGPFVDAETDFITSRSYSESIFTESFDTAKEQISDSSSSTDTLQTHHNQTGGGDCDTARSRAPAHINHASEITRHAGAPNTDSEIRDEENSLSKETDAPADQSDADQSDTVSMSTDKAEHMDLDDVYT; encoded by the exons ATGAACATGAGCGATGTATCAG ACATCTCTCCTGCTGAGCTGGATGCTCTCTGGAGGGAACCACCGTATACCCTTGGTGGTGCGAACGAGCACTTCTCCGGACATGACATCATGACTCAAG gcgcaggtgaggaggagggcggTCCGGCGGTGGAGTCGGGTGAAGGAGGGGTGGAGCCCGACAGCTACTGGAAGAAGAAGGAGGCCTTCCTCAGAGGAAGCACCGTGTCGCTGGGAGACAAGTTCTCCTCAG AAATTGTGCTGCTGTTCACGGGGCGGAGGCGCTCCAGTGCGGATCCTGACCGGGCCCTGCAGGAGGCGCTGCGCACCCGGCTCAGAGTGGTGGAGAGCAACAGCCAGGACGTCATCCAGCTCTTTAAA GACTTGTCTGCGCGCCTGGTGTCTGTCCACGCTGAGAAGGACAGCTTCGTGCTCACATTCAAGACTGTGGAGGAAATCTGGAAGTTTTCAACCTATCTAGCATTAG GTTACGTGGCTCGCTGCCTGGAGAACTTCCTGTGTGATCAGTCCTTCTGGCTGGACCCAGAGCTGCTCAGCGACCTGCAGATCAATGTGACCGTGGATGAGGAACATCTGGCAACCCTTTACCTGGGACTCGTACTACAGGAGG GGTCCTTCTTCGCTAAGGCGCTGTTCACAAGgagtgaggaggatgaagacgatgaAGAACAGCTGTCCTTCAAGAAGAACGACCTGCTGATGGTGAGGGACACGGGGCAGGACGACACGTGGGAGGGCACCCTGCTGTCCACCGGAAACCACGGCCAGGTGCCGGTCAACGCCATGCAGCCGCTGCCTTACCCCTTCTATCA GTGGTTCCTGAGGAAGTACCCGGGCAACGCTGGATGCTCGCCAACAGAAAAGGAAGCATTCGAACACTCGATCG TGACGGGTTCCTGTGTAGCAGTGGCCGACTACAGTCCAGTGGGCCCAGATGAGCTTCAGCTGAGACAAGGCGATGTTGTGGGGATCCAGGGTCTGCTGGTCCGAGGCCTGGGCGTGTTCGTAGGAAAACACGCCTCCACAGGGCACACTGGTTTCGTTCACAAGGCCCATGTCAAACCTCTGGACGCTGAACCTCT AGACGGACAATTGGTCTTTctgactgaggaggagagggccaGCCTGGCTCAGGTTAACCCGGGCAGCTCTGAGCCGAGTGACAGTGGCCTGCTGGAGAGACTCTTCTCGTCTGACATCAGCTCCGTGTACAGGCTAG ATAGACTGGACGAGAGTGACTTCATGTACATCAGGAGTCGGCCAAAACACG ATCACAACGTCCCCGGGAGCACCCGCCAGAGCGCCGTGTCAGAGAGGAGCGGAGGGACGCCCCCGTACCACTCCTCTCcacgctcctctctctcccactcccaTCCTCGCCTGTCCCTCTACCactcccacaatcctctgccTCAGGAGGGAGAGCGCCTGTCCTTCACGCTGGATGACACATTCAGAGAGCTGGACGAGTTCCAGGAAGACCCTCCCCTCTTCTTGGAGGAGAACAGCTGGGAGGGGGAGGACCCGGAGCGCAGTGACCCCACACTGACCCTGCTCAACTGCCAACACTTCCAG GAGGACTTCCTGCCTCTGTACGACCTGCAGTATTCCTTCCTGTGGGTGACCTTCAGTGGTAAGACTGAGGATGAGCTACCGGGGCACCTGGAGAGTGTCAGGGAGTGTGCCAAGAGGATGGGCATGCACTGGGCACATCGACGGGCCTGCTTCCTCCTGGGAAGACTCTGCGCCCGGAGGCTGAAGTTCTCCCAG gctCGGGTGTACTACGAGGAGGCTCTGAGTGTTCAGGTGGACAGTTTCTCTGACACGCCGCTCCTCGTCGCTCTCTTCACCAACCTCACCGCTGTCTACCTGAAGCAGCGTATGACGGACAAACTGCCTCAGACTCTGGAGAAGGCCGGcgctctgctcctctgcctcccttgCCACGCCTTCACCTCCACGGACGAGGTCGAACTGCTGAATCTGCTCCTGAGGAGATCGGTGGTGATGGGGGACAAGCACCTGGAGGCTCGCGTCTGCTACCTCACCTCCAGCCTCTTCCTGCAGCTCAAGAAGACGGACGATGCCCTTCCGTTTGTTGAGCGACTCCAGTTCCTCTCGGCGACCCTCTCTGCCACCGACGGGCATCCTATAGCTCCCGTGGACCTCAACTGGCTCCTGAGCTGGCTCTATCATCGTAAATACATGCCGTACTTGGCGCTGGCCTCTCTGAGCCTGGACACGAGACAAGACCACTCCCTTAGCGATGCTTTCCAGAGGATCGGGCTGTTTATCAAGAACTCTGTTCGCCTCAACCCACGCTGGAAGGAAGGAACCTCCCTGCTCCCTGCACAGATTGTGGTTTACCTTCAGCAGGCCCTGGCTGTCGCCGAGCGAGGGGAGGACATAAAGACCCAGAGGGACCTGTGCCAGGGCTTGGCCTCTGTCTACCAGCAGTACAACGCCCTGGATAATGCAGTGCGCTGTGCTCAGCAAGCTGTGGAGACGGGGGGCCACATCAATGAGGAGGAGGGCTTCGAGGCCTCCGTGCTGCTCGGGTGGCTGCTGGTGTTGACGGGCCAGGCTGAGAGGGCCCAGAGCATCCTACAGCCACTGCTCACATCACTCCAG GGCACAGACAGTCCCACGCAGCGAGGAGTGATCCACAACCTCTTGGCTTTGTGTCTGAGGCGGCAGGATCGCATCCCAGAGGCAGGCTGGCACCTCCATTCCGCCCTGGTGATCTCCAGGGAAAGTGGAAACCAGAGGAACCAGGCCCTGGCACTGGCCAACCTGGGCTGCCTGGCACTGGATGCGGGAGCGTCTCTGATGGCGGAGCGCTTCCTGGTCAG ATCCCTCCGTCTTTTCCTGGAGCTGTGGGAAAGCCCCACGGACGAGGAGCACGTTCAGACCTACCTCTGGCTGGGGCGGAGCTACAAAGACAGGGGGCGGAGGCAGGACAGCAGGGCGTGCTTCGAAATGGGGCTACTTATTGCACTACATGCCAGAAACCTACACA GTCAGATGGTGGTGGCCAAAGTGCTGAGTCGGCTGTACGCTGACATGCTGCTGTACGGCCAGAGCATCGTCTACAATGAGCACTGTGTGTCCGTATCCAGAGAGCTGAAGGACAAGAGGCTGGAGGGAGAGCATCTGGAAATCCTCAGCAGCCTCTACCTCTCACTCAACACTGAAAA ATCGTCTCGTAAATCTCTGGACTATACGAAGCAGAGCCTGAGGATTTCTATCGATCTGGgcaagagggaggaggagtcGGAGACCTGGCTGCAGGTGGGACGCATCTATTACCTGGTCCAGGAGGACGAGCTGGCTGACATGTACCTGCAG GCAGCAGTGAAGACAGCCCTGAGGATGAATGACGCTCACTTTGCCATGAGCATCTACGAGGAGGCAGGAGACGTCTACTTCAAGGGCCACAGGAACCGGATGGCCTCCCTGCCTTTCTACAGG GACGGCAGTCTGCCATTTGCACGGAGCATCAAGGACATCCACTCAGAGTTCCGTTTGCTGAGTAAACTGACGGAGCTGCTGATGAAGCAGGGCGAGCAGGAGGAGGCGCTGCAGTACGCCACGCTGGCCGTCCAGATCGCCAGCAAAACAG gcgTGCTTGCAAACGAGAGGACAGCCTACCACCGGCTGGCTACAGTCTACTACAGCCTGCAGCAGTATGAGATGGCGGAAAACTACTACCTCAAGTCCCTGTCGCTCTGTCCGCCCGTCATGCAGCACCCCAGGGAGGCTCGATACTACACCAAGATCTACTGCAGACTGGGCAATCTCACGCTGCACAAACTGAAG GACGCCTTTGATGCAGTGGGCTACTTCCACTTAGCTCTGGCGGCAGCCCTGGAGGACCGAGCCAACCCCGAGGCCCTGTACGTGGTGTACATGAAGCTGGCCGAGATCCACGGCAACCACATGCCCGACGCTCAGCTGTGCCAAGTTTACAGAGACAGAGCCCAGACTCTGAAGAGAGTTCTGGCTGGAGAGGACGGAAACGTGGACGATGGAGACACGGGGCCCGGCCACAAGACGGAAAAGGACTCCAATGTGGAGCGTGCAGAAATCGCGGTGAGGAGAAATGGTGTTCTCACTTCCACACCTGACAATAACAACTCATTTCCAAGAACTTGTGTAATGCGTGGAGACACAGAGGACGCGCGCAGAGACGCTAACACTGGAGATTCGAATGGGAGAGAAAGTCACAGCACGAGTCCTCCTGACGCCGACGGCCCTTTTGTGGACGCCGAGACGGATTTCATCACCAGTCGGTCGTACAGCGAGAGCATCTTTACAGAGTCCTTCGACACGGCGAAGGAGCAGATCTCagactccagcagctccacggACACTTTACAGACCCACCACAATCAAACAGGCGGGGGAGACTGTGATACCGCCCGCAGCAGAGCGCCCGCTCATATTAATCACGCGAGTGAGATCACGAGACACGCAGGCGCTCCAAACACAGATTCTGAAATCCGGGACGAAGAAAACAGCCTCTCTAAGGAAACGGACGCTCCGGCTGATCAGTCCGACGCTGACCAATCAGACACTGTTAGCATGAGCACTGACAAAGCAGAACACATGGACCTGGATGACGTCTACACATAG